The Anabrus simplex isolate iqAnaSimp1 chromosome 1, ASM4041472v1, whole genome shotgun sequence genome window below encodes:
- the LOC136875098 gene encoding zinc finger protein OZF: MQEMVSLIDCANKVQENLINKKNGEDIDHFVCSVSTTYPSDDSVGNNDSDYEDKEGSSGNSEEEGEEEEEEEDEDDEEMSVCEQSILDKKTQQKFSISETGKQTYKCRDCSKLFSSRSGFRDHKAMHRGERRYVCQICNKHFYSSSKLHRHETTHRADRPYVCDVCGKSYKSNGVLKSHLPSHSGERPFLCSVCGKAFKVKSVLTDHLLCHTGERPFNCHTCGKTFAKKRNLTDHSKIHSGYKPFVCTVCNKAFTYKNGLTKHGNVHTHHKPFSCTFCQRAFSDKWHLTQHLRLHTGEKPYSCPLCEQSFTHNVSLREHIRQHSGELWSCKTCGKSYSSRSSLTAHCKQMHL, from the coding sequence ATGCAAGAAATGGTATCACTTATAGATTGTGCTAACAAAGTTCAGGAGAATTTAATCAATAAGAAAAATGGTGAAGATATTGATCATTTTGTTTGTAGTGTGAGTACTACCTATCCTTCGGATGATAGTGTTGGAAATAATGACAGTGATTATGAAGACAAAGAAGGAAGTTCTGGGAACagtgaagaggaaggagaagaagaagaagaagaggaagatgaagatgatgaagagATGAGTGTTTGTGAACAGTCTATATTGGATAAGAAAACTCAACAGAAATTCTCCATCTCTGAGACAGGTAAACAAACATACAAGTGTAGAGACTGCTCCAAGTTGTTTTCTTCCAGATCTGGTTTCCGAGATCATAAGGCTATGCACAGAGGTGAGCGACGTTATGTGTGCCAAATATGTAACAAGCACTTCTATTCAAGTAGCAAACTTCATCGCCATGAAACAACTCACCGAGCAGATCGCCCCTATGTATGTGATGTGTGCGGAAAATCTTACAAGTCAAATGGAGTTCTGAAATCACACCTCCCAAGTCATTCAGGAGAACGTCCTTTTCTCTGTAGTGTGTGTGGAAAAGCATTCAAAGTGAAGAGTGTATTAACAGACCATCTACTTTGTCACACAGGAGAACGTCCGTTTAATTGCCATACCTGTGGAAAGACATTTGCAAAAAAACGTAATCTCACTGATCACAGCAAAATACATAGTGGGTACAAGCCTTTTGTTTGTACAGTGTGTAATAAGGCTTTTACATACAAGAATGGGCTCACAAAACATGGTAATGTACATACACATCACAAACCATTCTCTTGCACATTTTGCCAGCGTGCATTTTCTGATAAGTGGCACCTCACTCAACATCTGCGCCTTCATACAGGGGAGAAACCATATTCATGTCCATTATGTGAGCAATCATTTACCCACAATGTTTCTCTCCGAGAACATATTCGCCAGCACAGTGGGGAACTGTGGAGTTGCAAGACCTGTGGTAAATCGTACTCCAGCCGTAGTAGCCTTACAGCACATTGTAAGCAGATGCATTTGTAG